ACAACAAGAATGGCAGCGGCGCCTGCAATGACGGCAATGGACTGGGTGGGATTATCGTACCCTTCCCGTTGTTCAACTGGTTCCAAAAAATTTCGGAGTGCAACCTCCCAACTCCCTGGGTCTTCACCCAGATGGTGCCGGCGGGGCAGCCGGTTCACGTTCATATTGAAATCTGGGACTTTGATTCGCTTACAGGCGACGACCAGGCCGACATCAAGGTCGGCCCGGGGAACGCACTCGACTTCGTCGTAGACCCGAGCGTGGACGGCGGCAAGTGGGGCGGCGATATCAATTGGCCGCAGGACTGCAGCCGGCCGGACAACGCACTTGGCGGCAGCAACGCCAATATGTGCTTCCAAATGGGTTTCGACTCCGATGACGACGGTCTGCTGGATGTCTGGGAGCAGTTCGGCGTGGACACCGACAACGATGGCGTGATTGATCTGGACCTGGCATCCATGGGCGCCAATCCCTTGCGCAAGGATGTGTTCGTTGAGTCCGACTTCCTTCAGGCCGCTAACCACACTCATGCACCGAACAAGAGCGCGATTGTGCAGATTGTTCAGTCGTTTGCGAATTCGCCGGTGCAGAACCCCGATGGAACTACAGGCGTACAGCTGCACGTAGATACTGGATCGCAGTTTGGAGCAGGACAAACCTTCTCCCTGGCCGGCCCGAACGGTGTAACGGGAACCTACGGCGACATGGGCGGCGGCGGCACTGCGATACCGGAGGCCGGAAACGAGATCATTGATGGGTTCGGCAAAAACACTCCAAACGTGACGCAGTTCGCGGATCTGAAGAAGGCCAACTTCGACCCCAAGCGCGAGCCAATCTTCCGCTATCTCATCTGGGGACATCAGACCAACGTGCGTGCCGCTTCCGGTGACTGCACGACTGGGGAGACGGATAAGAGCAGGCGCAACTTCATGGTTACGCTCGGTGGTACGCACAGCGATGGTACCCCGTGCTGGGACACAGTGAACGGCTTTTCGGTAGGCACTACCGAGCAACCGGGTACGTTCATGCACGAGTTGGGACACACGCTGGGCCTGCAGCACGGCGGCAATGAGACAACCAACAATAAGCCCAACTATCTGAGCGTGATGAACTATTCCTTCCAGTTCTGCACTGTTCTGTCTAAGGCCGGTCTCCTACCAGGAGGGTGCGACTACTCCAGATTTGGCCCCGGCGGCACCGACATCATCGATCTCGACGAGACAGACCTCGACGAGTGCGTTGGTATCGGAGCGGCATTCGGGGTTCGCGACTGGAACGGGAACAAGATAAATGAGGGCGTCTCGCGTTGCGGGCCGATCTTCACCAACGTGTCCGCCGACACCAACAACGACGGCATCTGCATCACTGCCGGGTCAAACAAGACTCTCGATACCCTCACACTGGGTAATGATGACTCGGTGGACGCCAACACCAATTCAATCAACGATGGTCCGAACCGGTTCTGCGACACGACCGCCAAACCCGACGATCTGCAGCTGGTTCAGGTCGGCTTTACTCCTCCTCAGCAACAGGTGTTGAAAAGCTTCAACGATTGGCAGTCGCTTGACTACAGCCTGCTTACACAGGAGTCTGGATCCGGAAGTGGTGCTTTCGAGGAACAGGAAGCCGACCCGGATACTATCAATCAAGCCCGTCAACATATGAGGACGACCTCGCAGCCGGCCATCACGTTGTCCGACACAGGTCCGGCAACGGCGAAACCCGGCGATCAACTGAGCTACCAGGTCAAGGTCACCAACACTGGACAAGGGCCGGCAGTCTCGGCGGTACTGCAGATCACCAACCCCGATGGCACGGTGCAAACCTCACCGCTCGATGTCATCAAGGTTGGCGACACGCCAAGCCAGACGGCAAACTTCACCGTGCCAGCCAACGCCTGCCCGGGGACCTTTACGGGAGCCGGCGCGTCGCTGAACTTCACGAACATCGCCGGTGATGTCCAGACCGTTTCGGCAGCATCTCCCCTGCAGATTCTGGACGTTCAGCAGCCCTCAGTTAGCCTGTCCGTGACGCCCACCATTATCTGGCCGCCGAATCACAAGTTCGTGGACGTAACGGCCACGATTACGGCAACGGACAACTGCGATCCGAACCCGACCATCACGCTCGTCTCCATCACCAGCAACGAACCAGAAACCGGATTTGTTCAAGGCGCAGCCTTCGGCACCGACGACCGCGCCTTTCAGCTCCAGGCCGATCGTGACACCGGCCACGGAAGGACGGGGCGGGTCTACACGATCACCTATAAGGTGACCGACAAATCCGGCAACTCAACCCTACAAGCCGCAACCGTCACCGTCCCCGCCAACCAGGGCAACTAACCAACGCTAGCAACCACGAGCGAGCCCGCCGCTGCCTTCACGCAGCGGCGGGCTCGCTGCCGCCGGTCAGTCACGCTTCAATTTCGGCGTCGCACAGTTGGACTCGCCATATTCCAGGTTCTCCAAAGACGAGAGCCGAAGTCTTGCCGAGATTGCTGCCGCTGCCAAAAAGCATAAGAAACCCGCAGTACGTACTTATTCGAATGAAGATATAGAGAAACTGAAGCGCTGAATCGATCGACTGCGAGCCTAATCTGCACGGCGCGGCGCTTCAGCAGTTCTGAATGAAGCCTATCTCATAAACCGACTCCAGTCGGTCTGTTCGTCCTGGCCACACCTTCCGGATTGCCCGTCATACGGACAAGTGAGACTCGCGTCATCCTGACGGTCACCGAGTCCGAGCCCCCCCGCACTGGTGGCTAGGCATTCTTTGTGATAAGGAGTGTCATCAATGATTACGGGAGACGTCGCACCGTTTCGACTGATGTATTGCTTTAGAATTCGCTAACTTTGCGCACCCAATTTGTCGGACCAATGGAAAGGATGCCAACATGAGACGCCGGTTTCGATCGCTCGTGCCTGCCTTCGCGGCAGTGTTCTTCTTCGCAATGGTAACTACCGGCACCGCGCGTCGCGTTCTAAATCGAACAGAACCGGCGCGATCGCTCAAACTCTATGTGTTTGAATGTGGCACCATCCACGTCGCTAACACAGAACTCTTCGGCTTGAAGAAGGAGGAAGTCGCCACAAGCGATCTAGCGGTCCCATGCTTTCTCATTGTGCATCCAAAGGGGACATTACTCTGGGATGCTGGCGCGGTACCCGATGCAGACTGGAAGCCGACTGGCGCTCCCGTTGCGCGTCATATCGTCCTTCCCGACCATTGGGAACGAGACGTGACAGTGATCAATTCCCTGAAAAGCCAAATGCTGGAAATAGGATACGCACCGGCGGACATTAGCTATATCGCCCTTTCCCACTACCATTACGATCACACGGCGAATGCAAGCCAATTCACGGGCGCGACGTGGCTCGTGCAGAAGGCGGAGCGTGACGCGATGTTTGCTGATCCTCCTCCCCGTGTGACCCAACCGTCGACCTACGCGAGCCTTCGCAATGCGAAAACAATCATCATTAACAACGAAGACCACGATGTCTTTGGCGATGGAACCGCTGTCATCAAGTGGGCTCCTGGGCATACACAAGGCCACCAAATGTTGTTTTTGAGACTGGCAAAGACCGGGCAAGTTTTGCTGGCTGGTGACCTGTATCACTATCCAGAAGAGCGCACATTGAACCGTGTGCCGACGTTCGATTTCAACCAAGATCAGACGCGAGCAAGCAGAGTTGCCGCTGAAGCATTTCTGAAAAAGACCGGGGCGCAGCTCTGGATTCAGCACGACTTCGTGGGCAATTCCAAGCTCAAGAAGTCGCCGGCTTATTACGACTAGCGCCGTTCCAAGCACCCGAACGGAAGTAAGTGTCGATAAATCGGCTTAGCGTGACCTGCCGCCACAGGCACACTGACCTCAGCCTGCTTCGGGACACCAACAATCTGCTCGACAGAAAACCGCCTCTTCTTCATCAGCCCGTTCCCCAGCTTCTCAGGCTCGATTCTGGCCGAAGACTAACATCCAAGGTGCTTGAAAAATCCGGGCTAATCAGTCCGTGCTACGATCATTCCCCATGGTCCAGAGCGACGTTCGTCGGGTGTTGCAGGTAGCTTCGGGGAATTTTTCTCGAAGCCTACGATGTGCTTGTGTTCGCCTATTTTGCGCCGTCGATCGAGCGTCGCGAATGTGGATCAAGTCAACGCCGGCCTCTTGGCATTTCTAAACTCGGTACAAAAAGCTCGCAGGACGGCAGCCTGAATCTTTACTTCCAGGCAGATTCGGCCTGATTTGTTCCGCCGGTGTTATTCGCCGGATTTGTTTGGAACCCTTTGTTAACGCTTATGCGCTACATGCAGGGGAGCGGAGTTTTCGCGATCTCTTCCGCTTGCCGCCAACGAAGGAGAATCGCAGTCAGTTGGTGGACGCTGCGTGTGGCGCATATGGAACGCGTAGAAGGCCATGATCAGCGAGTTCGAGAGCCCCACAACGAGTCATTGCACTTCCTTCACGCGCGCCCGGTCGAAGTCACAGAACGTCAGAGTGCCCGAATATGTCATCCGGAATCCCCTTTTTGAGTTCGAAGAAGGTGACCATTGCACGCCCAGTTCGCACGCTCCAGCGGGGTCGAGACGATCTTCACCCGGCGCCCCAGCGGTCGGCGATCCCTACCAGTACAGCCGGAACATGCTGAGTCGCGCGCTCGTTGATGAAACACCGCAACTATCCTCCCAACGCCAGAATCGGGCGGTTACTTGAAGAGTCGTCGGCTATCCGCAAGCAATTCGTGCCGCAGGAGTGACCCACGACATCAAAGCAATGGGCTATGTACCTTTCTATGCGCTTGTGAGATGAGTAGATGAGTTCTACTGTGATTCTCGAAATTCCAGCGCACACCGGCACGCGTGGCGTATCTTGGATATGAGTGCCACTACGTTCTCAAATCCGATTGGGCAAGATTGCCGGGATCGAGATCGGGCTGCACTTCAGCTGGTTCATCATTGCCCTCCTGATCGCGCTTTCCCTTGTTGGACACTTTCATCAAGTCACTCCAGGATGGAACAACACGGTGGTCTGGGCAGCCGCCATAGTCACAGCTGTGCTATTTTTCGCGACTCTTCTGCTTCACGAGCTGGCTCATTCCCTGGTAGCGAAGGCAAAAGGCCTGAAGGTTCGAGCTATCACGCTGTTTGCGCTGGGCGGAGTGTCGCAAATCGAGTCGGAGGCACAGGACGCAAAATCGGAATTCGCAATCGCCATCGCCGGCCCCCTGACCAGCGTCGTAATCGGTTTGATTTTCATTGGACTTGCCCGCTTAACCGGCTGGCCTGCCGGAACTGAGCCCAGCACTCCCGTGCCTGCTGTTTTGCTGTGGCTGGGCTACATCAATATTGCGCTCGCGGCTTTCAACATGATTCCGGGCTATCCGCTCGATGGCGGCCGGGTTCTGCGGGCGATAATCTGGTGGATCACGGGCAACCAAGTGCGTTCCACGCGAGCAGCGTCCCGCGTAGGTGTCGGCATTGCAGTGCTCTTCATCCTTATGGGGCTGTTCCGTTTCTTCCTGGGCGCAAACTTTGGTGGATTGTGGCTGGCGTTCATCGGATGGTTTCTGCTCGATGCGGCACGCAGCAGCGGAATGCAAGTGGAATTGGTGAGCGAGCTCCGCGGCCGCCGTGTCTCGGATCTCATGGATCGCGATTGTGCCACCGTCGAGGGCTACATCAGTGTGAGCGATTTCGTCGAACAACACCTGCTGCGCACGGCAAAGCGCTGTTTTGTGGTGTTGCAAAACAATCAAGTCGCAGGACTGGTGACACCAGCCGACGTGAAGAGAGTCAGCCGTGAAGAGTGGAACCAGACCTCGGTGCAGAGTGTGATGCGCCCGGTCAGCGAGCTACGCACCGTGTCGCCCGACACACCCGCTTTGGATGCGCTGGAAATGATGGCCCGCGAGGACCTGAATCAACTGCCGGTTATATCCAATGGGCAGGTGGAGGGGATTTTCTCGCGCAGTCAGGTAATGAGATTCCTGAAACTCAAGTCGGAAATGCGCAACTGATCTTCAGAACGTAATCAAAACAGAACGTGATTGAAGCGGGAATTGCTTTAGAAACCACCAAAGGGTCTAATCAGAAATTCTCGATGGCCCACACGTTCGTCGCCGCAACGTCCTCGCGAATTGCCAGCAGATGTCCATCGGGGGAGGGAATTGCATACATGATTTGGCCGCTCTCCCCC
This Terriglobales bacterium DNA region includes the following protein-coding sequences:
- a CDS encoding site-2 protease family protein, producing the protein MPLRSQIRLGKIAGIEIGLHFSWFIIALLIALSLVGHFHQVTPGWNNTVVWAAAIVTAVLFFATLLLHELAHSLVAKAKGLKVRAITLFALGGVSQIESEAQDAKSEFAIAIAGPLTSVVIGLIFIGLARLTGWPAGTEPSTPVPAVLLWLGYINIALAAFNMIPGYPLDGGRVLRAIIWWITGNQVRSTRAASRVGVGIAVLFILMGLFRFFLGANFGGLWLAFIGWFLLDAARSSGMQVELVSELRGRRVSDLMDRDCATVEGYISVSDFVEQHLLRTAKRCFVVLQNNQVAGLVTPADVKRVSREEWNQTSVQSVMRPVSELRTVSPDTPALDALEMMAREDLNQLPVISNGQVEGIFSRSQVMRFLKLKSEMRN
- a CDS encoding N-acyl homoserine lactonase family protein, giving the protein MRRRFRSLVPAFAAVFFFAMVTTGTARRVLNRTEPARSLKLYVFECGTIHVANTELFGLKKEEVATSDLAVPCFLIVHPKGTLLWDAGAVPDADWKPTGAPVARHIVLPDHWERDVTVINSLKSQMLEIGYAPADISYIALSHYHYDHTANASQFTGATWLVQKAERDAMFADPPPRVTQPSTYASLRNAKTIIINNEDHDVFGDGTAVIKWAPGHTQGHQMLFLRLAKTGQVLLAGDLYHYPEERTLNRVPTFDFNQDQTRASRVAAEAFLKKTGAQLWIQHDFVGNSKLKKSPAYYD